The sequence CGAGACCGACCTCGTAGGCGAAGATCACCGCCTGGGTGCGGTCGCGAAGGCCGAGCTTGGCGAGTATGCGGCTCACGTGGGTCTTCACGGTCTGCTCGGCGATGACGAGGCGGTCGGCGACCTCGGCGTTGGAGTGCCCGCGCGCCAACAGGGTCAGCACCTCGGTCTCGCGGTCGGTCAGCTCGTCGAGGCGCACGCGCGGCGGGAACCGGGGCGCGCCGAGCCGGGCGAACTCGGCCACCAGCCGTTTGGTCATCGCCGGTGACAGCATGGCGTCGCCCGAAGCGACCACCCGCACCGCGTTGGCCAGCGTCGCGGCTGAGGAGTCCTTCAGCAGGAAACCGCTCGCGCCGGCCCGCAGCGCCTGGAACACGTACTCGTCGAGATCGAAGGTGGTGAGCACCAGCACCTTGGTCTCCGCGTCGCCGTCACCGGCGATCACCCGGGTGGCCTCGATACCGTCCAGCACGGGCATGCGCACGTCCATCAACACGACGTCGGGCCGCAACTCGGCGACCTTGCGCACGGCGTCGCTGCCATCCACCGCCTCACCGGCCACCTCGATGTCCTGCTGGGAGGACAGCAGCACCGTCAGTCCTTCCCTGACCAGTTCCTGATCGTCGGCGATCAGCACCCTGACAGCCATCACCGGTCACCGCCGCTCAACGGCAGCACGGCCTCGATGGCGTATCCGCCGTCCGGCGTCGCACCCACGGTCAACTCTCCGTTCAGCATGCCCACCCGCTCTCGCATCCCGACGATCCCGTGCCCGTTCCCCCTCGCCGCGTTCCGGGAAGGACGCGTCACCGCCGGTCCGTTGGCCACCCGCAGCCGCAGCCGCGACGGCCGGTATTCGATCTCGATTCCGACGTCGGCTCCCGGAGCGTGCCGCAGGACGTTGTTCAGGCCTTCCTGGACGATCCGGTAGGCGGACAACTCCAGCCCCGAGGGCAGCGTGACCGGATCACCGGAGACCACCGTGGTCACGCGCAACCCGGCATTTCTGACCCCCGCGACGAGGTCAGCGACCCTGCTCAGCGTGGGCTGCGGCGCGGAGTCGGCATCGTCACCTCCCGAGCGCAGGACACCGAGCACCCTGCGCAGTTCCGTCAGCGCGTCCTGGGCGTGGGTTCTGATGGTCGCGAAGCTCTCGGTGAGCCGCTCCGGCGGATCGGCGACGCGGTAGGGCGCGGCCTCGGCCTGAATCGCGATGACCGACATGTGGTGTGCCAGCACGTCGTGCAACTCGCGGGCGATTCGGCTTCGTTCCTCCAGCACGGCACGCCGCTGCTGCTCGGCCGCGGTGAGCGCCCGCTGCGCCTCGAGGCGCCGCGACGCCTCGGCGCGACCGCGCACCGCACCCGCGGCGACGAGGACCACCGCAGACAGCATGCCCAGCTCCTCGACGGCCGGGATGTGATCACCGGGTGGCATGCGTCCCACCACGATCACTCCGGCGGCCAGTGTCAGCACCCACATCTCCACGAGCACCCTCGGCCGCACTCGCAGGCCGACGAACCCCAGCACGCACAGGTGGGTGAGCACGCTCGCCTCGGGCCACAGTTGTGTTTCCTCGCCTCCGCCGACGGGTGTGCTCGTCAGCACGAGCACGAGAAGGGACGACCACATACCCGCGATCGGGTAGGGCAGGCACAGCAGCAGAGGGGCCGCGTGCAACGCGCCGAACACCACCGCTCCCGCGACGGGCACGGCCTGCATCGACTCCACGCCGTGGGCCGCTCCGAACGCGGCGAGAATGACGGCGAGCAGACCGGCCAGCGACCACGGCAGCCAGCGTGCCGTGCCCGCGGTCACGAACGGCCATCGGACAGTGCCCTGCGACCGGTCCCGCGACACCGGGTTCAGATCACGCGCCACCGTCGTCACGGCCGCGACGACCCGCGCTGTCGGCGAACGACGCACCGGCATGTGGTGTCCTCGATGGTCGGGGTGCAACGGTCGGGGCCAGTCTGCCGCAGGCCGGGTCGTCACCGCCACGGCGCGACCACCGTCGATGGATCAGTGGGAACGGCCATGTGGCGCACCGGGACCGATCCTGAAGAACACCATCGGATTGCGGTGGCCGCGATGCAGTGGCCGGGTGAGTCCCGCCTTCCGCCGGAACTGCGAGATCCGCTCGTGGACGTCCGGGGCCGCGGCGCGGGAGGCGGTGAACTGAGGAAAGCGCCGCCGTTCGAGCCAGGAGAGCAGCACCGCGCCCTCGCTCCACGGCAGCGGGCGACGGCGGTGGAACACGTCGTGCACGGCCACCTCGACGCCGCATCTCAGCCCCGGCATGACCTCGGACAGGTACCATCGCGCGAACCTGCCGGTGTGTTCGGCGTCGATGAGCAGGTAATCCACGTCGCTCACCCAATCCCGGCACAGGGTCCGCGCGTCGCCCTTGCGGAAGGTCCAGCGCCGCGCCAGCTCGCGCGGCACGGTGTACGGGGCGGCGTCGAGCAGGTCCATGCTGAGCAGCCTGCCTTCCCCGTTGTCGCGCAGCGCGCGCAGAATCCACATGGTTGACCAGCCGTGCAGAGCGCCGATCTCCACCACCCTCGCCGGGCGGAGTCGCCGGATTCGCAGGTAGAGCAGTTCGGCCTCGATATCGTCGAGCTGCGCGATCAGGCCCCGCTCGTGCTCCTCGCGCTGCTCGTCGCGCACGGCGAGGAGTGAGTCGAGATACCTGTCGTAGAGCTGCACGGCCGATTCGGCGCTCAGGCCGGTGAGATCGGTGACGTCGGTGAGGTCGCGTGGTCCGGTCATGACACCTCTCCTCGCGTGCTGAGCCGGTACTGACTCGAACGCTACGGCCGGCTGCGGGTGGCCCGCGTCCCCCTCGGGAACTCACTTCGCCGGTAGTACTCAGGTAGGGGGTGGGATGATCCGGTCACGGATGGTGGTGACCACGGTGGCCGCACAGCTTTCCAGGAAACCGGGTCCCCCGCCGAAGACCTCAAGGACGAACTCACCGCTGGTGCGCTGCCGCAGCGCCGACATGCGCTCGATCGAGGTGCCGGGATCGTCGTCGCCGATGAGGGCGAGAATCGGGCAGGTCAGCGTCGTCTCCGGTTTTCCTGTCTGCTGCGAGAACCAGCGCAGATAGGCGAGGTCGTAGTGGTCGAGCGGCGGGCTCGACCGTCTCCGAATCGGTCCTTTGTAGCCGATCTCGTCGCAAGCGGGCCGGGCATCGTCACAGGCCACGATCAGTCCTTCGAGGACGCCGCCCTTCGCTTCCAGCAGCCTGGCGACCTCGAAGGCGACGAACGCACCGGGGCCGTGCCCGAACAGGCGCATCGGCAGGCCGGTGAGAGATCGCACCGATGGCAGTGCATGGACGGCCAGTGCCCGCACATCGCCCTCGGCCAGTGCGTCGTGGGGGAACTTCACCGCGAGGACTTCCACCTCGGGGGCCATCATGCGGCTGGCCGCGCGGTGGAACTCCTCGGGAGACTCCGAGCCGGGAAAGCACACCAGCCGGGCCCGCGCGCCCGGCCTTCGGGGGAATCCGACGATCACAGGGCCTCACCGGGCCCGGTGAGGGCCAGCACCTTTCGGCGGCGCGGCAACGGTACTGGTCGGCATGAATCCCCCCAACTCGACAACTGATCAACACTCCGCCGCGCGGCTGCCGGTCAGGCCGTGACACCGCGGCGACCGGCGCATCACGGCGCCGGAGGCGGGCGGCGCTCGGCCGCGCCGCTCACCGTCTTCCTCACACACTGTCACGACCGGTGCGGCCGGAGCCGCCGAACGGCATCATTCCGTGCTGTTCGAGACCATCCGGCGCCCTGCGGTACCCTCCCGGCCGGTGTCACCCGTCCCCCTGCGACAGTCCGGGGACGACGAGCACCTTGCCTGCCGCGCCGGATTCCAGAGCCCGGTAGGCGGCGGCGGCCTCGGTGAGAGGGAATCTGGCCGCCACGGGCGAGAGCACCTCCGGTCGCTCCACGGCGAGGTGCAGCGCCTCGCCGATGAGCGCGGTCACATCGGCGTAGTCGTCCACATAGGCTCCGGCGTTGAACTTGGTGACGAACACCCCTCCCGCGTTGAACAGGTCGGCGAACTCGGTGCCCGCGACCGCGCCGCTGAGCTGCCCGTAATTGATGAGACAGCCTCGTGGCGCGAGCATGGCGAGGCTCGTGCGGAACGTGGAGCCTGCCACGGGGTCGAAGACGGCGTCAACGCCGCGTCCTCCTGTGGCCTCGCGGACCTGGACCGCCACGTCCCCGGCCGTGCGGTCCACGATGTGCGCGGCCCCGAGGAGCGCCGGGATGTCCACCCGGTCGCCCCCGGCGATGCCGATGACCTCCGTCCCGTTGCGGGACAGCCAGGCGACCAGCAACCGCCCCACCGCGCCCGCCGCGCCCCACACCGCCGCGCGCCTTCCCGTGAGCGGCCATACCCTCGTCAGCGCACCTGCCGCCGCTCCGGCGTGCGCGACCGACGCCGCCTCCTCGAACCCGAGGCCGTCGGGGATCGGGACCAGCCGCTCGACCGGGACGACCACGTGGTCCGCGCACGAGCCGAGCCAGCCGGTGCCGCACACACGGGACCCCAGCGCGACCCCGGCGCCGTCACCGGCCGCGACCACGGTTCCCGCCGCCTCGACGCCGACGGCGAGCGGGAACGGCATCGTCACCACGTACCCGCCGGAGCGGATGAGGCTGTCGGCGTGGTTGAGTCCGGCTGCCTCCACGCGGACGAGCGCCTCACCCGGCCCTGGTTCGGGCAGGTCCTCGACGGCGACCTCGATCACCTCGGGGCCACCGGGCCGCTGCGCTCGCGCGATCCGGCGCTGCCGGACTTTCGTGCTCTGCATCGTGTTCATCCCTCGTAGGAGTAGAAGCCCCTGCCGGACTTCTTGCCGAGCAACCCGCCGTCCAC comes from Saccharomonospora xinjiangensis XJ-54 and encodes:
- a CDS encoding response regulator, coding for MAVRVLIADDQELVREGLTVLLSSQQDIEVAGEAVDGSDAVRKVAELRPDVVLMDVRMPVLDGIEATRVIAGDGDAETKVLVLTTFDLDEYVFQALRAGASGFLLKDSSAATLANAVRVVASGDAMLSPAMTKRLVAEFARLGAPRFPPRVRLDELTDRETEVLTLLARGHSNAEVADRLVIAEQTVKTHVSRILAKLGLRDRTQAVIFAYEVGLVRPPG
- a CDS encoding sensor histidine kinase; amino-acid sequence: MPVRRSPTARVVAAVTTVARDLNPVSRDRSQGTVRWPFVTAGTARWLPWSLAGLLAVILAAFGAAHGVESMQAVPVAGAVVFGALHAAPLLLCLPYPIAGMWSSLLVLVLTSTPVGGGEETQLWPEASVLTHLCVLGFVGLRVRPRVLVEMWVLTLAAGVIVVGRMPPGDHIPAVEELGMLSAVVLVAAGAVRGRAEASRRLEAQRALTAAEQQRRAVLEERSRIARELHDVLAHHMSVIAIQAEAAPYRVADPPERLTESFATIRTHAQDALTELRRVLGVLRSGGDDADSAPQPTLSRVADLVAGVRNAGLRVTTVVSGDPVTLPSGLELSAYRIVQEGLNNVLRHAPGADVGIEIEYRPSRLRLRVANGPAVTRPSRNAARGNGHGIVGMRERVGMLNGELTVGATPDGGYAIEAVLPLSGGDR
- a CDS encoding class I SAM-dependent methyltransferase; translation: MTGPRDLTDVTDLTGLSAESAVQLYDRYLDSLLAVRDEQREEHERGLIAQLDDIEAELLYLRIRRLRPARVVEIGALHGWSTMWILRALRDNGEGRLLSMDLLDAAPYTVPRELARRWTFRKGDARTLCRDWVSDVDYLLIDAEHTGRFARWYLSEVMPGLRCGVEVAVHDVFHRRRPLPWSEGAVLLSWLERRRFPQFTASRAAAPDVHERISQFRRKAGLTRPLHRGHRNPMVFFRIGPGAPHGRSH
- a CDS encoding thioesterase II family protein, with product MIVGFPRRPGARARLVCFPGSESPEEFHRAASRMMAPEVEVLAVKFPHDALAEGDVRALAVHALPSVRSLTGLPMRLFGHGPGAFVAFEVARLLEAKGGVLEGLIVACDDARPACDEIGYKGPIRRRSSPPLDHYDLAYLRWFSQQTGKPETTLTCPILALIGDDDPGTSIERMSALRQRTSGEFVLEVFGGGPGFLESCAATVVTTIRDRIIPPPT
- a CDS encoding zinc-binding dehydrogenase, coding for MQSTKVRQRRIARAQRPGGPEVIEVAVEDLPEPGPGEALVRVEAAGLNHADSLIRSGGYVVTMPFPLAVGVEAAGTVVAAGDGAGVALGSRVCGTGWLGSCADHVVVPVERLVPIPDGLGFEEAASVAHAGAAAGALTRVWPLTGRRAAVWGAAGAVGRLLVAWLSRNGTEVIGIAGGDRVDIPALLGAAHIVDRTAGDVAVQVREATGGRGVDAVFDPVAGSTFRTSLAMLAPRGCLINYGQLSGAVAGTEFADLFNAGGVFVTKFNAGAYVDDYADVTALIGEALHLAVERPEVLSPVAARFPLTEAAAAYRALESGAAGKVLVVPGLSQGDG